One region of Limibacillus sp. genomic DNA includes:
- the mutY gene encoding A/G-specific adenine glycosylase — MESSASRATEKKDNRALPAALLAWYDRHRRRLPWRAPPGQRAEPYHVWLSEIMLQQTTVATVGPYFARFLERWPAVEDLAAAEQQEVLAEWAGLGYYARARNLHRCAQAVAGDHGGHFPQTQEELKKLPGIGDYTAAAIAAIAFDRPAPVMDGNIERVVSRLFAVEEPLPGVKPKLRSLVADLTPQERPGDYAQAMMDLGATLCQPARPKCLTCPLTAFCEGRALGVAPRLPAKAPKKPKPTRRGIAFWLEDAEGRVLLRRRPEKGLLGGMTEIPSTEWREAGVSEEEAGKTHPAPAEWRRLEGLVRHTFTHFHLELEVWAARLPDSRKIEGAYWCALDDLGGEALPTVMRKVVKQALGR; from the coding sequence ATGGAGTCCTCCGCAAGCAGAGCCACCGAGAAGAAGGACAACCGCGCCCTGCCCGCGGCGCTGCTCGCCTGGTACGACCGCCACCGCCGGCGGCTGCCCTGGCGCGCACCGCCGGGCCAGCGCGCCGAGCCCTATCACGTCTGGCTGTCGGAAATCATGCTGCAACAGACGACGGTGGCGACGGTCGGCCCCTACTTCGCCCGCTTCCTGGAACGCTGGCCCGCTGTCGAAGACCTGGCGGCGGCCGAGCAGCAAGAGGTTCTGGCCGAGTGGGCGGGCCTCGGCTACTACGCACGGGCCCGCAACCTGCACCGCTGCGCCCAGGCGGTCGCGGGCGACCATGGCGGGCACTTTCCCCAGACGCAGGAAGAGCTGAAGAAGCTTCCGGGCATCGGCGACTACACGGCGGCGGCCATCGCCGCCATCGCCTTCGACCGTCCCGCGCCGGTCATGGACGGCAATATCGAGCGCGTGGTCTCGCGCCTCTTCGCCGTGGAGGAGCCGCTGCCCGGCGTGAAGCCGAAGCTGCGGAGCCTCGTGGCCGACCTGACCCCCCAAGAGCGTCCGGGCGACTACGCCCAGGCCATGATGGATCTGGGTGCGACGCTCTGCCAGCCCGCCCGGCCCAAGTGCCTCACCTGCCCGCTGACGGCCTTCTGCGAGGGGCGCGCGCTGGGCGTGGCGCCGCGCCTGCCCGCCAAGGCGCCCAAGAAGCCAAAGCCGACGCGCAGAGGCATCGCCTTCTGGCTGGAAGATGCCGAGGGCCGGGTGCTGCTGCGCCGCCGCCCGGAAAAGGGCCTTTTGGGCGGCATGACGGAAATCCCCTCGACCGAATGGCGCGAAGCCGGGGTCAGCGAGGAGGAAGCCGGGAAGACCCATCCCGCCCCCGCCGAATGGCGGCGGCTCGAGGGCCTCGTCCGCCACACCTTCACCCACTTCCATCTTGAACTGGAGGTCTGGGCCGCGCGCCTGCCGGATAGCCGGAAGATCGAGGGCGCCTACTGGTGCGCGCTCGACGACCTGGGCGGCGAGGCGCTGCCGACCGTCATGCGGAAAGTCGTGAAGCAGGCGCTGGGGCGCTGA